A region from the Streptomyces tsukubensis genome encodes:
- a CDS encoding GntR family transcriptional regulator, producing MAPQVRRELPPFMQIANHFRQRIVDGELAPGAKLPSIAEIAGEWGVATATAAKGVKQLQADGYVRSSTQGTFVDLGRRQTTGPDRLRMVRVGGSAIRPGERVEILSAGLEAAPADVAEALGVDAGARVIRRRRRYTDDEGVMAVSTSWLPAELAQQAPELLAPEPLPAMTFGLVEERTGRRAVRRRDTVALAEAAGELAELLGVAVGTSVLTWANHYWDQNGSVTEYATDFLGPDRRLSAEYDMP from the coding sequence ATGGCACCGCAGGTGAGACGAGAGCTGCCGCCGTTCATGCAGATCGCGAACCACTTCCGGCAGCGGATCGTGGATGGAGAGCTCGCTCCGGGTGCGAAGCTTCCGTCGATCGCGGAGATTGCCGGGGAGTGGGGTGTGGCTACGGCGACTGCGGCCAAAGGCGTCAAGCAGCTTCAGGCCGACGGGTATGTGCGCTCCTCCACCCAGGGAACCTTTGTCGATCTCGGCCGCAGGCAGACGACCGGACCCGACCGGCTGCGCATGGTCCGTGTTGGCGGCAGCGCGATACGGCCCGGAGAGCGGGTCGAGATCCTTTCCGCCGGGCTGGAGGCCGCGCCGGCGGATGTCGCCGAAGCCCTCGGTGTGGATGCGGGCGCCAGGGTGATCCGGCGCCGTCGGCGCTACACCGACGACGAGGGCGTCATGGCCGTGTCGACCTCCTGGCTTCCGGCGGAACTCGCACAGCAGGCACCCGAGCTGCTCGCTCCGGAGCCGCTGCCCGCCATGACCTTCGGTCTCGTCGAGGAACGGACCGGGCGGCGGGCCGTGCGCAGAAGGGACACGGTGGCACTTGCCGAGGCCGCTGGAGAGCTGGCCGAACTCCTCGGCGTCGCGGTCGGCACCTCCGTGCTGACCTGGGCCAACCACTACTGGGACCAGAACGGGTCCGTCACCGAGTACGCCACGGACTTCCTGGGCCCGGACCGGCGGCTCTCGGCCGAGTACGACATGCCCTGA
- the mca gene encoding mycothiol conjugate amidase Mca, translated as MTEQLRLMAVHAHPDDESSKGAATMAKYVSEGVDVLVVTCTGGERGSILNPKLQGDAYIEANIHEVRRREMDEARQILGVRQEWLGFVDSGLPEGDPLPPLPEGCFALEDVEKAAGRLVRSIRSFRPQVITTYDENGGYPHPDHIMTHKITMVAFEGAADAERFPEDEFGPVFQAQKLYYNQGFNRPRTVALHEALLARGLESPYGEWLERWKEFERVERTLTTHVPCADFFEIRDKALIAHATQIDPDGGWFRVPLDLQREVWPTEEYELAKSLVATSLPEDDLFAGIRDNA; from the coding sequence TTGACTGAGCAGCTTCGACTGATGGCCGTGCACGCCCACCCCGACGACGAGTCGAGCAAGGGCGCGGCGACGATGGCCAAGTATGTGTCCGAGGGGGTGGACGTGCTGGTGGTGACCTGCACGGGCGGCGAGCGCGGCTCCATCCTCAACCCCAAGCTCCAGGGCGACGCCTATATCGAGGCCAACATCCACGAGGTCCGCCGCCGGGAGATGGACGAGGCGCGGCAGATCCTCGGCGTCCGGCAGGAGTGGCTGGGCTTCGTCGACTCGGGGCTGCCCGAGGGCGATCCGCTGCCGCCGCTGCCCGAGGGCTGCTTCGCGCTGGAGGACGTGGAGAAGGCGGCCGGGCGGCTGGTGCGCTCCATCCGCTCGTTCCGTCCCCAGGTGATCACCACCTACGACGAGAACGGCGGCTATCCGCACCCCGACCACATCATGACCCACAAGATCACGATGGTCGCTTTCGAGGGTGCCGCCGATGCGGAGCGCTTCCCGGAGGACGAGTTCGGCCCGGTCTTCCAGGCCCAGAAGCTCTACTACAACCAGGGCTTCAACCGTCCGCGTACGGTCGCGCTGCACGAGGCGCTGCTGGCCCGCGGCCTGGAGTCGCCGTACGGGGAGTGGCTGGAGCGCTGGAAGGAGTTCGAGCGGGTCGAGCGCACCCTGACCACGCACGTTCCCTGCGCCGACTTCTTCGAGATCCGCGACAAGGCGCTGATCGCGCACGCCACGCAGATCGACCCCGACGGCGGCTGGTTCCGCGTTCCGCTGGACCTCCAGCGGGAGGTCTGGCCGACCGAGGAGTACGAGCTGGCGAAGTCCCTCGTCGCTACTTCCCTCCCCGAGGACGACCTCTTCGCGGGCATCCGCGACAATGCCTGA
- the greA gene encoding transcription elongation factor GreA, whose protein sequence is MTQTSENVTWLTQEAYNQLKAELEYLSGPARTEIAKKIEAAREEGDLRENGGYHAAKEEQGKQELRVRQLTQLLETAKVGEAPADDGIVEPGMVVTIAFDGDEDDTLTFLMASREYASSDIETYSPQSPLGTGVNGKKVGDTAEYELPNGSTASVKILNAKPYTG, encoded by the coding sequence GTGACCCAGACCAGCGAGAACGTCACCTGGCTGACCCAGGAGGCGTACAACCAGCTCAAGGCCGAGCTGGAATACCTGTCTGGTCCCGCGCGCACCGAGATCGCCAAGAAGATCGAGGCGGCTCGCGAGGAGGGCGACCTGCGGGAGAACGGCGGGTACCACGCGGCCAAGGAGGAGCAGGGCAAGCAGGAGCTCCGGGTCCGGCAGCTCACCCAGCTCCTGGAGACCGCGAAGGTCGGCGAGGCGCCGGCGGACGACGGCATCGTGGAGCCCGGCATGGTCGTGACGATCGCCTTCGACGGCGACGAGGACGACACCCTGACGTTCCTGATGGCCTCCCGCGAGTACGCCAGCTCGGACATCGAGACCTACTCCCCGCAGTCGCCCCTCGGCACCGGGGTCAACGGCAAGAAGGTCGGCGACACCGCGGAGTACGAGCTCCCGAACGGCAGCACCGCCTCGGTCAAGATCCTCAACGCCAAGCCCTACACCGGCTGA
- a CDS encoding MarR family winged helix-turn-helix transcriptional regulator translates to MPTSQDMTTRLDPGLLDALQHQVALFARRAEQTRLGGVGQVRNSMDRAAYLLLNRLDLEGPMGVKALAAGMGIDSSTVTRQVAPLVDTGLVKRTSHPEDGRAVVLQLSPRGQARLEEVRSSRRALMAQVTDGWSDSERESFTSLLTRFNRALSARQTGTEVPPPATG, encoded by the coding sequence ATGCCCACTTCTCAGGACATGACGACCCGTCTAGACCCCGGTCTCCTCGATGCCCTCCAACACCAAGTGGCCCTCTTCGCACGGCGTGCGGAGCAGACCCGGCTCGGAGGAGTCGGGCAAGTCCGCAACTCGATGGACCGTGCTGCCTATCTGCTGCTCAACCGGCTGGACCTGGAGGGTCCGATGGGCGTGAAGGCGCTCGCGGCCGGTATGGGCATTGATTCGTCGACGGTCACCCGCCAGGTGGCGCCCCTCGTGGACACCGGCCTGGTCAAGCGGACCTCCCACCCCGAGGACGGCCGTGCCGTCGTCCTTCAGCTCTCCCCGCGCGGGCAGGCCCGCCTGGAGGAGGTCCGCTCGTCGAGGCGGGCGCTGATGGCCCAGGTGACGGACGGCTGGTCGGACTCCGAGAGGGAGTCCTTCACCTCGTTGCTGACGCGTTTCAACCGGGCGCTGTCCGCCCGGCAGACGGGGACGGAGGTACCGCCCCCGGCCACCGGCTGA
- the ilvA gene encoding threonine ammonia-lyase has product MSFRPRHTFHPVILDDVRGAQKMLSGVARTTAVEGSRHLTRLVGAPVHFKCENLQRTGSFKLRGAYVRISGLRPEERAAGVVAASAGNHAQGVALASSLLGVRSTVFMPQGAPLPKVAATREYGADVRLHGQVIEETLEAAQEYARTTGAVFIHPFDHPDVIAGQGTVGLEILEQCPEVRTIVVGIGGGGLAAGVAVAVKAVRPDVRIVGVQAEGAAAYPPSLAAGRPVAVRTPVTMADGIKVGRPGDLPFRIIEELVDDVRTVSEDELSSALLLCLERAKLVVEPAGASPVAALLSDPAAFSAGPVVAVLSGGNVDPLLLQRILRHGMAAGGRYLSLRLRLTDRPGALATLLGTLSLLDANVLDVSHVRTDPRLGLTEVEVELQLETKGPDHCDEVADTLRNEGYAVTVMG; this is encoded by the coding sequence ATGAGCTTCCGTCCGCGTCACACCTTTCACCCGGTCATCCTCGACGACGTCCGGGGGGCGCAGAAGATGCTGTCCGGGGTGGCCAGGACGACCGCGGTGGAGGGCAGCCGTCATCTGACCCGGCTGGTGGGCGCCCCGGTCCACTTCAAATGCGAGAACCTCCAGCGCACGGGCTCGTTCAAGCTTCGTGGCGCGTACGTCCGGATCTCCGGGCTCCGCCCCGAGGAGCGTGCGGCGGGCGTGGTCGCCGCTTCGGCGGGGAACCATGCGCAGGGCGTGGCGCTGGCGTCGTCGCTGCTCGGGGTCCGCTCGACCGTGTTCATGCCGCAGGGTGCGCCGCTGCCGAAGGTGGCCGCCACCCGCGAGTACGGGGCGGACGTCCGGCTGCACGGCCAGGTGATCGAAGAGACGCTGGAGGCGGCGCAGGAGTACGCCCGTACGACGGGCGCGGTCTTCATCCACCCCTTCGACCACCCGGACGTGATCGCCGGACAGGGCACGGTGGGGCTGGAGATCCTGGAGCAGTGCCCGGAGGTGCGGACGATCGTCGTCGGTATCGGCGGCGGCGGTCTGGCGGCCGGGGTCGCCGTGGCGGTGAAGGCGGTCCGGCCGGACGTCCGGATCGTCGGGGTGCAGGCGGAGGGCGCCGCGGCCTATCCCCCCTCACTGGCGGCAGGCCGCCCGGTGGCGGTGCGGACCCCGGTGACGATGGCCGACGGGATCAAGGTGGGGCGCCCCGGTGATCTGCCGTTCCGGATCATCGAGGAGCTGGTCGACGACGTCCGTACGGTCTCCGAGGACGAGCTGTCGTCCGCGCTGCTGCTCTGTCTGGAGCGGGCGAAGCTGGTGGTGGAACCGGCGGGCGCAAGCCCGGTGGCGGCCCTGCTGAGCGACCCGGCCGCGTTTTCGGCGGGCCCTGTGGTCGCGGTCCTCTCCGGCGGCAACGTGGACCCCCTGCTGCTCCAGCGCATCCTCCGCCACGGCATGGCCGCCGGCGGCCGCTATCTCTCTCTCCGCCTCCGCCTCACGGACCGCCCGGGCGCCCTGGCGACCCTGCTGGGCACCCTTTCCCTCCTGGACGCCAACGTCCTCGACGTCAGCCACGTCCGCACGGACCCCCGCCTGGGCCTGACGGAGGTGGAGGTCGAACTCCAGCTGGAGACGAAGGGCCCGGACCACTGCGACGAGGTAGCCGACACCCTCCGTAACGAGGGCTACGCGGTGACGGTCATGGGTTGA
- a CDS encoding UTRA domain-containing protein, protein MTLRRRGIARLAREGWDGGRSVWESEAEGRVLTVDEIVVREGPAPERIAAVLRLDAGEPVCVRSRRYVLDGKPVLLATSYLPGALVAGSPVTWPDPGPGGIYARLADLGHAPARFREEVRARMPSQEEAGRLGLGSGVPVVLVCRTAYTAQARAVEVNEMVLDSAAYILEYGFEA, encoded by the coding sequence ATGACACTGCGGCGCCGGGGAATCGCACGGCTCGCCCGCGAGGGCTGGGACGGCGGACGGTCGGTCTGGGAGTCCGAGGCCGAGGGGCGGGTGCTCACCGTCGACGAGATCGTCGTACGCGAAGGGCCCGCACCCGAGCGCATCGCCGCCGTGCTCCGGCTCGATGCCGGAGAGCCCGTCTGCGTACGCTCGCGGCGCTACGTACTCGACGGCAAGCCCGTTCTGCTCGCTACCTCGTATCTGCCCGGTGCGCTCGTCGCGGGTTCCCCGGTTACTTGGCCCGACCCCGGGCCCGGCGGGATCTACGCGCGGCTCGCTGATCTCGGGCACGCGCCCGCGCGGTTCCGGGAAGAGGTGCGGGCGAGGATGCCGTCACAGGAGGAGGCAGGGCGGCTCGGACTCGGCAGCGGCGTGCCCGTCGTGCTGGTCTGCCGGACCGCGTACACCGCACAGGCGCGGGCCGTCGAGGTCAATGAGATGGTGCTCGACTCCGCCGCGTACATCCTGGAGTACGGTTTCGAGGCCTGA
- a CDS encoding DUF4307 domain-containing protein has product MSGVREQRPEARYGRSADQRSDRKLKILGAVLGVGFVGMVGWFGYDYIAEQKISAELIKFDVTSDSEVQVHLEIRKDADATGTCTVRSRAADGAEVGRLDVPVEARGERRIDQVVKIRTLAKGTTAELVQCNGG; this is encoded by the coding sequence ATGAGCGGCGTGCGCGAGCAGCGTCCCGAGGCCCGTTACGGGCGCTCGGCGGACCAGCGCTCCGACCGCAAGCTCAAGATCCTCGGTGCCGTGCTGGGAGTGGGCTTCGTCGGCATGGTCGGCTGGTTCGGCTACGACTACATCGCCGAGCAGAAGATCAGCGCCGAGCTCATCAAGTTCGATGTGACCTCGGACTCGGAGGTCCAGGTCCATCTGGAGATCCGCAAGGACGCCGACGCCACGGGCACCTGCACCGTGCGCTCGCGCGCGGCGGACGGTGCCGAGGTCGGACGGCTGGACGTCCCGGTGGAGGCGCGCGGTGAGCGCCGGATCGACCAGGTGGTCAAGATCCGCACCCTGGCGAAGGGCACGACGGCCGAACTCGTCCAGTGCAACGGCGGCTGA